A genome region from Bufo gargarizans isolate SCDJY-AF-19 chromosome 2, ASM1485885v1, whole genome shotgun sequence includes the following:
- the LOC122926778 gene encoding UDP-GlcNAc:betaGal beta-1,3-N-acetylglucosaminyltransferase 7-like — MECLFRRRRVLKTCLTLSLLFATLVTIHKLKLVEEGTKGRLAFHTRIMNEWLQPDNSSSRRNSKGTTSNSAAAAAGGTSVGLSLPPRWDINESRCPENTGLRRQPWFKHVDPRFHQFILHRHCRYFPLLLNHPEKCQGDVHLLIVVKSIIEQHDRREAVRRTWGKEKEVDGKKIKTLFLLGTTSIGKDHRNLQRLIEQENQIYGDILQWDFMDTFFNLTLKEVNFLKWFHIYCPNVEFIFKGDDDIFVNTENILDFLAFKKEDPMLPSLFVGDIISRAVPIRNKQSKYYIPKELYDKPYPVYAGGGGFLMASALARRLFIVSENIQLFPIDDVFLGMCLKAIGVEPKLHPGFRTFGISKKRSSAMNSDPCFYKSLLVVHKLSSEDLLKMWNVVHDEKIVCGKRVNIYR; from the coding sequence ATGGAGTGCCTTTTCAGAAGAAGGAGAGTGCTGAAAACCTGCTTAACCTTGTCGCTACTATTTGCCACCCTGGTCACCATACATAAACTGAAACTAGTCGAGGAAGGAACAAAGGGACGCCTGGCATTCCATACTAGAATAATGAATGAGTGGTTGCAACCAGACAATAGTTCCTCCAGGAGGAACAGCAAAGGAACCACTAGcaattctgctgctgctgctgctggtggtacctcagtagggtTGAGTCTGCCTCCAAGGTGGGACATTAATGAGAGTAGATGTCCTGAGAACACTGGTCTAAGAAGACAACCTTGGTTCAAACATGTGGATCCTAGATTCCATCAGTTTATTTTGCATCGGCATTGCAGGTATTTCCCATTGTTGCTTAACCACCCTGAGAAATGTCAGGGAGATGTCCACCTGCTCATAGTGGTGAAGTCCATCATTGAGCAACATGATAGGAGAGAAGCTGTGAggaggacatggggcaaagaGAAAGAAGTAGATGGCAAGAAAATCAAAACTCTGTTCCTTCTTGGAACTACATCCATAGGTAAAGATCACAGGAACCTCCAGAGACTCATTGAGCAGGAGAACCAGATTTATGGGGACATTCTACAATGGGATTTCATGGACACTTTCTTTAACTTGACTCTTAAAGAGGTGAACTTCCTAAAATGGTTTCACATATATTGTCCAAATGTTGAGTTTATTTTCAAAGGTGATGATGATATTTTTGTGAATACTGAAAATATATTAGATTTCTTAGCCTTCAAAAAGGAAGACCCTATGCTGCCAAGCTTATTTGTAGGAGATATTATATCCAGAGCAGTTCCGATTAGGAATAAACAAAGTAAATATTATATCCCCAAAGAGTTGTATGACAAACCCTATCCAGTGTACGCTGGTGGAGGTGGCTTCCTAATGGCTTCCGCTCTAGCCAGAAGACTGTTTATAGTTTCGGAGAACATCCAGTTGTTTCCCATTGATGATGTGTTTTTGGGAATGTGCCTTAAGGCCATAGGTGTGGAGCCCAAGTTGCATCCAGGATTTAGAACATTTGGAATCAGCAAAAAGAGATCAAGTGCAATGAACAGTGACCCTTGTTTCTATAAGAGCTTGTTGGTGGTCCATAAGTTAAGCTCAGAAGATCTCCTTAAAATGTGGAATGTTGTCCATGATGAAAAAATTGTCTGTGGTAAAAGGGTTAATATTTACAGGTGA